Below is a genomic region from Melanotaenia boesemani isolate fMelBoe1 chromosome 19, fMelBoe1.pri, whole genome shotgun sequence.
ATTGAATCACAACATAATTGGTTTTGAGACTTTCTGTGGAAACATTTCCTATTGTCacacttcttcttccttttcccGTGAGGCACATTGAATGCTAGATTGGATCAGCTGGTGGGTCTGCAGATATCACCCTGCCTGTCTATGCACAGCACTAGAAAAGGGGGACCATGGTGTTCCCCAGCTCCCTGATATCATAACAATATGCTTGTGACAGGCATAATTTGATTTGCCACAAAAAATTCAGTAGTGGTATAAACTCATGAGTTCTCTGTGTTGTGATTGAAAGAGAACTagtgctgaaaaagaaaatgtcttgcTGCTTTCATGTGTTTCCCTTGGATCCCCCCCAAAATATCATAgctgaaattaatttattctcCTCTATCATGACCTTTGCTCcatcttttactttttcagcGGACAGTGGCTTTGTGACCTCAGTCTCCAGTGTTCCTACACCAGACAGCAGCATGGGGATTCCCAGTATCAGCCCAAAGCATTCTGGGAAGAAGCTGACTTGTCAAGTGGTCCATCAGGCCTGGAGGGAGTGTTATCTCAACCAGCCTCAGCACATGTAATTTATTTCCTGAgtttggtgtaaaaaaaaaatatgttcataATAGTGCATTAGTGCAGCTGAGCCAGTGTCcttttaaatctgtttcttCCTTGCAGATCAAATCAGCAAAGCGACGTGACGCAGAGGAAGGAAGTGCCAAATGGAGTTGCTACGTGGAACTTCAACGATCTGGGAGCGAGAGCACCCTGCAGTTGCTCCAGGTACCACAGAACCACAACCAAGCTGTGTTCAGCTAATGAATTTTTGTGTGAAGTATGTTAATTACTTTGTCACGTCTATGGATGGTCTGATGAAGATTTTACCTAGTtatagttttactttttgtgttcCTTTACATCTATAAACACGCTGACTGTTCAGtttctttgcatttgtttgtgaaATAATTCAGTCTTACTGTTGAATGTATGAGCCATGAGTATTTTACTACATGGATGGTTTTATGTGTATGAGGTCCTCTGGTGCTGGTCTTGTAACTGTTCTTAAAGTCAGGACAAAACCTATGGCGAGGCCTCATTCCACCACGATGACCAGCTTTGGCTTTTACCTGAAtctttattgttgttatttatttgtgctttttgctttaatttatttttcatttatgtagttattttatcaatttatttgttttttagtattttattttattttgtcctatttaatgcattgtttttatgtttttagtttgtttgttttagttctgcttttatctgttgctgtttttaggtttatttgaggtttatttgatttttgtttttaaatttttttggaCCCTGGCCTGCTATGATCGGGAtggttcatgtttatttttattagtatttttatacCTACATTTGGTTAAGAGACAGAAAATAGGGGTTGGAGTTCCTGTTTGGGTAGAATAGCGAGTGAGGGAGAAATGGGCGatctgtttgtatgtgtgtgtgtgtgtgtgtgtacgcaTGTGTGAAAGAGAAACTAGAATATTTTGAAATTTCTCTGTTATATTTTGTTGTGTGAAGGCTTCTTTGGCATGAAatcactttataaataaaaattgatttgatGTAAATAATTCTTTTTCTGTATTGCAGGTTAAAGCAGCAGAAGCTGAATATGACCAACACATCCGCTGCAAACCTTCAGACTAGTGCCAACCCCACACAGTCTTCTGGTCCATCATTATACCCTCCCACCCTGCCCAAACACAAGATTagtgacaaaacagaaaaagctgacAAACAGTCCAAGCGACCAGCTGTGATTCCCTTCCACCATCGTCTGTCTGTCACACAGGAGACCCCCTTGGAACAAGACTCATCTGGGGGGCCCCAGCTAGGAGGCCTTGTTGCACTCGAGCCACCCATGGAGCCCCTTGCTTCTCTGCCAGATTGCAAGTACTCCAAGCCTCTTTCTAATGGCAGAAAACCGCCTGAAGCCCTTCTTCATTCACCAATGTCTCCACTTCCACCCACTCTCAGCCCACACCCCAGGATACAGGACCATGAAATTCCGGATGTCCCTGTGGATATGCCTGTGTGTTCAGATGAGGCTTCAGTATTGGGAGTGATTACCAGTGAGACAGCTGTGTATACAACTCTCCTGAGGGAGAGGGGGAATGGGGTTGGATGGTGGAGAGGCTTCAGGACTCCCAGGACTGATAAGACTGACTTTAGACCCCCTGAACTTCCCACTGATAAACAAGAGGAAACGAAAACAGAAGCAATAGCTGAAGGAGCTCCACTTAAAAGGTAGGAGGGCTGCAAACAGTTGTATTTGGTGTGGAAAGGGCAAAGAGTACAGATGAAGGTACTTTTTTATCATGGGGGAAAAAGCTACCTGAGCCAAAATCCTATGGgttataaaacataaacaacttcAAGTGAGGATTTGCTGTCAAGTTGTGCTGGTGTTATGATATCTGACACATCCAATAAAACTATGTGACTTATTTTAGGAAAATGTGACATATAAGGACACAAAAGagcaagaaaaataataaacttctgctatatttgtttgtttcgtTGTCTCCTCCAGACtttacacacaaactcacaagAGATTTAAAATCTCAGAAGAGAGAGTGAGGGACCACATCCACACTTTGGGCCTGTTCGATCAGCCAGGCGTGGAGGTACTACGGGAGACTGGAGATGATCCCTATGAATTTAAAGAAGGAGACATTGAGTACACTTTCTCTTCTAAGAGGTTAAAGGGTTCACAGCGAGAAACCAGCAAGAAGGTCAAGGTAAAACTCACAGTTTAAGTACATAAAGATGTCATTAAATGCAGTGACAGCTAAAAGACAATAGCTACAGTTTATCTGAAAGGAGGCGTTCTGTTTCGTTTATCCTCTCAACAATTACTGTCATCAACTGTTTTGCAGCAAACATAATTTTCAGGACAATAATCTCATAAACTTGCTAAAACccttcctgtccagcatcaaatagtagaaaaagaaagttaatgAACTAGTTTCTGAACATGCTTGTGGGAATTAAACTTGAGACAGACATTTACATTTAGAGGTTGTGTTGaatgatgataaataaatagatactGGATCATGTGCCAAATGAATGGTAATGATATGTGCAAGCTGGATGAGTAAATCGGTCcctaaatcttttaaaaagcattatGTCAGGGTCATAATCACAGCTTGTCTTTGCTTCCCCCAAGTGGTAAAAAAATGTCCTGCCCGTTCAAACTATATGGCTTGACACTCAGACGCACATTATGATTCTTAGGACAAAAGTACAAAGATTCACAAGTTTTCTTGTAAAAAATATCAGTTATGACACATTTTGCATATTTAGAagcacatattaaaaaaatggccTTTGgctttattattatcattatttttctgtAGAAATTAGACTGagatttgatggaaaatattgtttttttccttctaatTCATCCACAAGGGAGAAGAAATCACCAGCAATGGTTCACTACCTGATGGAAAAGATGCTATGTCAATTTTTAACTCAGCTCCAAAATCAGGTTGGGATCTAATCACTAGCATTATGCACATATTCTACATTTGCATTTGCTTACACATTTCCTTTAATTGTTGGTGTGatgttgtttgtgtggtttaGATGACGCGGCTcaagatgatgctgctgctaaaGCCAATCCTTCTCTGACCAGAGAGAAAGATCTAGTGGTCAACATCTCTGATCTTGACAACATTTttgatgaggatgaagaagagtTGGGGGTGAGGCATAGTAATCTCTCTGTTTAAATTtagcctgttttatttatttatttcactggTTATTGAAGATATATTTGTGATTTAGTTAAACATGGTTAGAAACACCAACATGaatttggtgtttttatatCACTAATATTGTAATTTCATTCTTGGAttaattaagtattttttaaaatatttttaatttaatttaatttaattgtgtcTATCATGTTTCGTTGCATTGTGTTCTTGACTGCTCTGTTACTGAAAATGTTGTACCTTATAGAAACTGATCTTTGTAATAATTGGCAGACCGTTTACCCAAACCAACAATCAACCAAACTACTGGTGTCAACAGACGATCGTCCTGTtgggaaagaagggagagttaATGTAACTTATCCATCAAGTGAGTAACGTCTGAATAAAAAGACcttctgaaatgtttaaaaatagtcTATGCACACTTTATACATTGCTAGCTGTTTAGAATTTGGTATCTCCATTAAACATATTTGAATAACTCTCCCCTTCTCCTGTCTTGATCTCTTTCTGCACGTCTGTCTCCTATTAGCAGTAGCAGATCTCCAGCGGATGTACCCCACTCCACCCTCTCAAGATCCACACCCAGCTTTTTCCCCTATCACGCCGCATCGTGACACCCCGTGTCAAGAGCCTCCTGTACCCACTGGAGTGGCTGATCACCTGCCGTCATTGGCCTCCACCCAGATCACCGAGTACAAGATGGAAATGGAGGATGGTATGGCCAGTCCCAGGCAGGATGATATCAAGGTGAGGAGAAGTTGGAGCTAGTTACTTCAATATGGAGAATAAGggtgttgtatttttaaattattagaTCTCATTAAACCACTCATTAAAGCACAAATAGTGGATGATGCTCTATGAAAACTATGACTAAGAGTCATATATGCTCCTCTTTGTCTAGCCACAGATAGGCTCCTCCATGTTTGCTCCATTATCCTGCCTTCCCAGCCAGAGTCTACCACCACTCAAGATTCCTGAGCAGTGTTACTACAGACCGTCCTGGGCTCTGATGCCCAAAATGGAGCATTTCACCCCCATTATGCATCCATTAAATACTGGTTTCACCAAGGATGGATACACGTGAGTAGTCAACCATGACTACCTTTTGTGTCTAAAGGGTGACACATTGAAATGAAGTTTTAATGACTGGTGCAAAGAGCATGCTGTGCCCAGAAATTTAATGTGCAATATGAAGTATGAAGTGGGTTGCCTTGAGATTGTATTGTCACATGGTCAATCAGTCAAAGGACTTGTCAGAGTAAAGAGTCACTACTCTCTAGATAGTCAGACGTATCTTGTTTATCTCactatgtttttgtttccttccatGCATGTCTTTTTCAGGAACATTCCCAGTGTCAACACCTTCACAGAACAAGACTATGGCCAGATGAGCGCCACCACTGCCTCTGTGAGCACAACTACTGGCATATTGCCATCTCCTGCCACGCCACGCTTTTCTGTGCCCACCCCACGAACCCCACGTACTCCAAGAGGGATTAACGCGGCAAGCTCAGGGCATGGTTCAGTGAAGCAGGATGGTACTGAGCTCAGCTCACCAGTCTCCACCCCCTCCACTAGCCTGCCTCTTAGCTCAGTGGAGCCTCTAGCTCGGCCAGGACCTTCGCTCCCTGAAGCCCACAGCCTGTATGTTGTCCTTTTGCTCTCCGACTCTGTCCTTAGTGTCTTCAAAGATCGCAACTTTGACAGCTGCTGCATCTGTGCTTGCAATATGAATGTTAAAGGAGCAGATGTTGGGGTATACATCCCAGATTCCACCTGTGAAGATCAGTACCGTTGTATGTGTGGCTTCAGTGCCATTGTAAACAGGTGCCTGGCTCATGGCACAGGGCTCTTCCTGGAAGATGAGCTGGATATATTTGGTCGGACTTCTGAAATAGGACGAGCAGCTGAGAGGAGGTTAGCTCTGTGTCGGTGGGACCCAACTATGGGGGACTCCAGGACCAAGCAGGTGCAAGATGCAGCCTCTGCCTCACCGTCAGTCATGATCGTTTTACAAGAACAGTGCTCCCAACCCATTTCCTCCTTGGCTTCGCTACATTTCCCTCTCAGCTGTTCCTGTCATGGCCGCAAGGGGGCACTCCTCCAAAGCTGGATGTCAGAAAAGCAGTGGGCAGATGAGAGTGATGCCTGTGTGGACTGCTTTAATGCTTTGGAGCAGGGACTGCAGTATGTGGACAACCCCACAGGAGGGAAAGTGGATTTAGCTGTTGTCAGAAGTAGTGCTCTTCATTCCTGGCCTCACAATAATGGTAAGGAGTTTGAatagtttattaatttattcttatgGACACATTAGAGCTAATATGTAAAAAAGATTCATATTTTTGCAAGGAAGTCTTTTTATGCATGCATAGCCTATTTCTTATCATAAAAAAGCTAATtaataatgtgttttctgtgggttttatttgttttgttgatgtttacAAACTTGGTAACATTTGCACATCTTTTTATTTGCccttttttgtgtatgtgtgtgtgtgtgtctggcaATTTCCAAAGTGGTGGATATGAGCATGTTGTCGTCGCAGGACATGGTTCGTATGCTGCTGTCTTTGCAGCCTTTCTTGCAGGATGCCATCCAGAAGAAAAGGACAGGGAGGACCTGGGACAACATCCAGCATGTTCAGGGTCCACTCACCTGGCAGCAGTTTCACAAGATGGCTGGAAGAGGCTCCTATGGTGAGTTCACACATTTCATACAACTTGTAGATAGTGTAGATATAAAAACTATACACAAACTAAAGACATCACAATCTCTATATTTCTAAGGCTCGGAAGAGTCTCCAGAACCCCTCCCCATCCCTACAGTCTTACTAGGCTATGACCGAGAGCGGGACTTCTTGGCATTGTCCCCTTTGGCTTTACCTTTTTGGGAAAAGTTGCTACTGGAACCTTACGGAGGACAGCGGGATGTTGCTTATGTGGTGGTGTGTCCGAATAGCCCCTCTCTGCTGGCTGCAGCCCGGGCCTTCTTCCTGGAGCTCAGCGCTGTTTATGAGGTAGGATAAGAGTTAAAAGCACATCTTAATCAAACTTATAAACTTCTCAAAAACTATGAACTGTTATGACTTCTTTTCCAGACATGTCGCCTTGGGAAACACCGCCCTCTAGCCAAGGTGTCCAGAGATGGCCTTGTGCGTGTTGGGGAGGAAGTGGAGCCAGAAAAGCTGGAAGAGCTGGATGTGGACCAGTGGTTGACTGGACCCTGGGCTGGACAGCAGCACACTGACAACCTCAGCAAACTTAAACTCTATGCTTATGCCTGCAAGCACCAGTTAGGTAAGAATAAGTAAACAGATTtatccaatatatatatatatacacacacacacatacatatatatatatatatatatatatatatatatatatatatatatatatatatatatattctattgtttcttttattatctgtgtacaaagagaaacacaaacaattatTCTTTCTCTCAGGTCCCCAGCTCTCAGCCCAGCCTTTGGACAGCAGTCTTCTGTTGCCTCCCAAACCCCAGGCTCCCGCTAACAACACATCTTCAGCTCAACCTGCATCTTCTGGTCAGATTTGGACTGCTGATGGAGAACCAGCTTCAGGTGCTAGTAATGCAACAaatgcttcaaccccaactggTACCAGTTCAGGCCAGACAGGGGAGACAACTCAAGGGGGATCTGGCGATTCCAAAGGACCTCCTAATCCCACGCCGAACACACCAGCAGAAAACCCTGAACTGTAAGACCAAATCCCATTGGGAAATTAGTACATTTCAAAAGTGGTTTAAACCAGTGCAAACAAAGAACAACctctttttttgctctttttcagctcttctgAGCAGTCAAGAATTGGCATCCCCACTGTGGCTGACTCAGCAGACAGCATTGCCAACCCGCCAGCTATTGTTATTTACATTGTGGATGCTTTTCTCAGCCCGAGTGGAATGAGAAATGAAAGTGGggatgaggaagagggggaggaggtcgAGTCAGGTAGTGTTTGGCTCCTAGGGCTTCTTCGCTGCTACACAGAGATGCTACAAACTTTGCCTGAGGTGATGAGACCTGCACTGGTGCTACAGGTAAGAAAATGTCACATAGTCAACTAAAATAgtaaaacagaattttattgtcatcattttgtcttttttctgtcttgtatCTGTTTTAGGTTGTGCCATGCCAGTATCTTCTCCAGCTAGCGAGTGGAGAGAGCCATTTGTACCTTCAACACCTTCGCTCCCTGGCTTTCTCTTGTTATTCCCAGTGCAGACGACTGCTACCCCAGCAAACACATATTAAATCTCTGACTGGCTTTGGCCCAGTGTCCAGTGTCATTTCAGTACTTAAAAGTCCAGAGGTAAACATGTCAATTTAATGAACTTCTTGATTTTAAGCAACTTTCACCATATTCTAACTCAAAGATCTGTTCTTTTATCCTCTCTCATGTCTATATTACTCATTGTTTAACTCGTTCAGCATCCCAGCCCCCTGCAGCTATACTCCCCACCATTTATTCTTGGTCCAACCCGTCCCAAGCAGCCAGAGCCAGGAGAGATATGGGCAGAACTCCCTCCCAAAGTCAATGTACTCTTTGTTGGATACTGCCTTTCACATGACCAGCGCTGGATCTTAGTGTCCTGCACCGACCAGCAGGGGGAGCTCCTGGAGACATGCATTATCAACATTGATGTTCCCAACAGGTGAGAAATGGTTCTTtggtaaaataaacaaacaaataaaagtgacTGGTATTGATAGAGGCTTCATCATAATAATGGCTCTCTTGTTAAATGTGAAAAGGACATggcttttctaaaaaaaatgacttgatTTGTATGATGTTCACCATTTTTCTCAATTCAGAGCAAGGCGTCCCAAGGTGTCAGCAAGGAAAATTGGACTACAGAAACTGTGGGAGTGGTGTGTTGGCATCATTCAGATGACTTCACTGCCATGGAGGATTGTTATTGGTCGATTAGGCAGACTGGGCCATGGGGAGCTAAAAGGTGAGTAAGCGCTGAAGAAAAGTGGATTTGTCTGGCTGAATAAAACCAATCTAAAGTACTTTTAAACCCCTATAATCATGTTGCCTTTCCAACTGCATTTACTGAAAGTGGTattaattttatgtaaaactttGGTAGCCTCTTGTTCTTCATTCTCCATATGTCTATCCAATCCAGCAATGATTAATGTAGCACTATACGTGAGTTAACGAAAAAAGactaatttgatttatttagatttttgccttgctttttttttcacgCTTTCATATACCTTTTTACCCTTTTCTGTCTCAACTAGACTGGAGCTCACTCCTTGGGGAACACTCCCTTCATTCAGTAGGACGGCAGCTGAAAGAGGTTTGCCGCATGTGTGGTATCTCAGCAGCTGACTCTCCCACCATCCTCAGTGCCTGCCTGGTTGCCATGGAGCCGCAGGGCTCTTTTGTAATCATGCCTGGTACGTAGCAAGTCCATTGTATCTATGGTTATAGTTTTTAACAGTTCTGGATATAAGAGATCACAGATGTAAAATGGTTTTGTTTCACACTGAAAAACTAACAAAGAATATGTATTACACTATCAAGCagataaagaaatttaaatcaaCTACAGTGTGCACACATACatgattaacattttttatattattgctATTCTGAACACTCCATATAATACTTGTTGGTTCAGAATTTTAATTTGGTGGGggacatttttttaagattttcacatacttatatgtaaaaaaaaaaaaaaaaaatatatatatatatatatatatatatgtatatatacatatatatatattttttttgttatattataaaatccaacaaaactttttcttgccttttatgtaaaatattctttgttgtcCAGATATATCTCACAAACCTGTTTTACATCGGTCAAAAACAACAGTAACACCCACTAACATCTGGCTGTTGAGTGCAATTGCAAGGTGTGTAGTGTTTGGTTTTACACAGCTCCAGCTCGATGGGGAACAGAAGATCCAGGTGAACAGTCTAAACCTGCAAAAACCTGTGTAAAAGTTTAATAGTTATGccattaaataaaagacaaaacaccTGGGCTGTAACAAGGCATTTCAGTGTATTCTGCTGGAATTACTACTCTCTTTGTTTCTACTTTTAGCTTTGTgaatttgcaaacattttactCCCACTAAAAGCTATATTTTGcacattaaagaaaacagaatgggACCACAAATATTGGTGTACATTGTAGCATGAATATACAAATGATCTTTTCTGTGTTTGAACTTTCTGTGTCCAGATGCAGTGACCATGGGCTCCGTGTTTGGACGCAGTACAGCTTTGAACTTGCAAACATCGCAGCTAAACACACCCCAGGACGCTTCCTGTACACACATTTTAGTCTTCCCAACTTCGGCAACTACCCAGCTGGCACCCAGCTCCTACCCTACAGAGGACAATAATGGTAACAACTCTAGATATAGATAACATCAAGcctttttgtaaatataataCAAGTACAAAAAAATATCCCTGGCCCAAAAAAGTGATAATCCCAAAAAGTGTTATTATTGATAAATGTATTGAACCCTGAGAGTGTTCAGATTTTGAACTCTGttcctcttctgtttttttcttcagatgACATGTTTGATCTTCCCTTTCCTGATGAACTGGAGAATGACATTGGCCATGACATGATGCTGATCACAGGAAACCTTCACCCTTCCCCCAACACTTCTCCTGTGCCCTCGCCTGGCTCGCCGTCTGGGATGGGAATGGGATCACATTTCCAGCACACCAGGGTAAGTCAGAGGAAAGAAATCATCCTATAGTGTTTTGAAATAAATGACTACCTGTTGCAACAGGGAAAATTTTACATATCCTAAATTGTTAATTATGTCAAAATATGCCTCAATGTCCACACACTTGCTGATTGCATTTCTTCTCATGTTTTTGAAAAGTAATTTATCTATTGTGATGCTCTGTAAACAATTACAGTTACAATTATTTCCTTTGTATTGTTTGATATGTCTAAATAAACTATTCGAACTGCTTTAAAGTGCTTGTAATGACATGTTGCTATGATTTAGAAGTGAACATGTGACCAATAGACCCTAAGCATTACTACAAATTATTAAGATAAAAATGCCTCCAAATACCATCACAACTCCAGATTTGATTTTGTACTTTGAAACATGGGAATTTGATTTCTGCAATCTTTACTGACTCTTCACACTGCATTTCGTAGTATATATAATAGATGCCAAAAAAAATTTGTCTTGAAGGCACTGAAGAGAAGTGTTGACATCTTATGCTGCATAACATTTTATATAATGCTGACAACCTGCAGCAGTAATCTGCACGGACAACATTAACTTAGCACAGAGCTGACTTGCACATTTTTGTCACTTCCACCTGTAGGGAATAAATAAATTGGCAGTATATAAACATTAAAACTATTTAGAGGAATTTATGGGCAAATAATAGAAGTTTCAAAATGgtagagaatgaatgaatgaatgaatgaatgaatgaatgaatgaatgaatgaatgaatgaatgaataaataaatgaataaaaaagatgTGCATCACACTTGTAGACTTAAAGAGAtctcagttcattttaaaaaattaaacctaagacaaaagaaatttttcttttaactactGTCGTTCACTGTTAACTTAATTTCCATttcatgaaagaaaagaaaatcaatgcaAAATTAAACTAAGCCTAATGTAgtctttgttttcatgtcaAAGGTCAGCTGTTCAAAGATTGCTGTTCATTGtgacaatttttatttaaccttcaAGGTGGTTCCATGAAAGCTTGGGATGATAATGTGTAGATCTGCTGTGGCAGTTACTGAACTAAATCTACAGGCAATCTCTTTCTGGATGGTGAACTTGTGcaataaaacaactgtttttaCTATTATTTCATCCTGTCACTTATTAATATGAGCATTAAAGCTCTGGGTAATTTTATTTTGGAAAGACAAACAGCAGTGAATATACTCTTTAAATATAAGCTACataatgatgaatgaatgatggagaCCATAACCCAGGATTACAATGAAATGCCATTTTTGTGACTTTATCCTGTGTTTGCAGAGCCAAGGAGAGCGCTTATTGTCCCGGGACAATCCCCCAGAGGAGCTAAAGCAACAGCCGCTGGCTTTGGGCTACTATGTCTCAACTGCAAAAGCAAATGGACTTCCTCACTGGTTCTGGGCCTCCTGTCCACAAGCAGAGAGCCAGTGTCCACTCTTCCTCAAGGTACTCAGCACTGTGTGAGCAGGTTCTTGTAaggatcagaaagaaaaagtcagaagtTTATTGATTATATCTAGAATTTGTTGAGAAATAAGGTGCTaatcttttcttcattttaaaagcttTAGTAATTTGACACTGtcctgtggtttttttttttttcttttcttcaggcCTCTCTCCACCACCACATCTCCATAGCACACTCAGATGAGATGGTGTCGGATAAGACTAAGAGGACCCCTCACCCCTTAGACTCAAAGACCACTTCTGATGTGCTCaggtaaatatattttattaaccaGCACACAATTAATACTGAGAATCGTTAGTTACTGTAGTAAAGAAAAACGACATGGATTACAACATATTTATATCAGATTTTCttgcacacatttattttaaaaatatttttcttacgCACAGGTTTGTATTGGAGCAGTACAATGCCCTGTCTTGGCTGACGTGTACACCTGCCACACAAGATCGACAGTCCTGCCTTCCTGTCCACCTGGCTGTACTGACACAAATGTACAATGCTGTTCTGAACATGCTTTAGCTGTAGGGACTGAGTTACCCACATCTTATTCTGTGCCTCTTTCTGACCACCAGAGAGCACCAGAGCTCTCCTGTTGTTTGGAGCAGAAATGGATTTAATGGCCAAACACCGTACAGATGTACAGGGACTATTCCCACGGCTGGAATGTAATGAATAAGAGAAGCGACATCAGTCAACTGCAACATCATGGATACCCAGGCGCAGTGTGTACGTTTAAACTGATTTTGTGCCTGCTGTGGTGCATGTGAGCGGGAAACAGACAGATCTAGCAATGTCCACCATATCCCACATGGCCAGCTCTTCTTAGTGGCATTTGAAGCATCTGTGGATGACATCAACAGAGAAGCTCTGTATGATTCTTTTTACACCTGTGAAAAGGGACATTTGTGCAGGACCATGTGACTCCATATTGTGCAACCAGCAAaacagcatgacaacacaaacacacggCTTTGTTACATCAAGGatgtttctacatttttgtATAGAACTGCGGTGTCGAGCTTCTCTGGATTTGCAGCCTGTTGCTCAAACTTTTTATTAAGGGGAGTATTTGATAATGGCAATTTTTCCCCTACCTTCCAAAGTGTTGTAGATATGAACACAATGGAAAATATTTGACCAGAGAAGATCTTTTGTTTATAGTGTAAGgcatacatttacaaaaaattgagacttattttttaatatttaaaacaagaagaagaagaagaaaaaagtcttttttccc
It encodes:
- the LOC121629977 gene encoding mediator of RNA polymerase II transcription subunit 13-like isoform X2; the protein is MTATANWVANGASLEDCHSNIFSLAELTGIKWRCYSFRSGGEYGPVISAPAQDDPVLRSFMRCVQSNLLCVWRRKIKPDAKELWIFWWGEEPNLSDVIHHELEVAEEGFWECGLSYECRTLLFKAIHNLLERCLMDKGFVRIGKWFFKPTELEGKSLGNSEHLSCSFSFFLHGESNVCTSVEIVQHQPAYHITEHHIRLAQTSTSPVQVVLSPYGLNGTLTGQAYKMSDPATRKLMEEWSYFYPMVLQHKEGSSEKEKEGASQANEHSSHVAVEVIVGGVRMTYPAAFVLIAQGDLPVEQPPPVPAAQGFSKEPNHCSVALTPPTSPEQPCSADSGFVTSVSSVPTPDSSMGIPSISPKHSGKKLTCQVVHQAWRECYLNQPQHISNQQSDVTQRKEVPNGVATWNFNDLGARAPCSCSRLKQQKLNMTNTSAANLQTSANPTQSSGPSLYPPTLPKHKISDKTEKADKQSKRPAVIPFHHRLSVTQETPLEQDSSGGPQLGGLVALEPPMEPLASLPDCKYSKPLSNGRKPPEALLHSPMSPLPPTLSPHPRIQDHEIPDVPVDMPVCSDEASVLGVITSETAVYTTLLRERGNGVGWWRGFRTPRTDKTDFRPPELPTDKQEETKTEAIAEGAPLKRLYTQTHKRFKISEERVRDHIHTLGLFDQPGVEVLRETGDDPYEFKEGDIEYTFSSKRLKGSQRETSKKVKGEEITSNGSLPDGKDAMSIFNSAPKSDDAAQDDAAAKANPSLTREKDLVVNISDLDNIFDEDEEELGTVYPNQQSTKLLVSTDDRPVGKEGRVNVTYPSIADLQRMYPTPPSQDPHPAFSPITPHRDTPCQEPPVPTGVADHLPSLASTQITEYKMEMEDGMASPRQDDIKPQIGSSMFAPLSCLPSQSLPPLKIPEQCYYRPSWALMPKMEHFTPIMHPLNTGFTKDGYTNIPSVNTFTEQDYGQMSATTASVSTTTGILPSPATPRFSVPTPRTPRTPRGINAASSGHGSVKQDGTELSSPVSTPSTSLPLSSVEPLARPGPSLPEAHSLYVVLLLSDSVLSVFKDRNFDSCCICACNMNVKGADVGVYIPDSTCEDQYRCMCGFSAIVNRCLAHGTGLFLEDELDIFGRTSEIGRAAERRLALCRWDPTMGDSRTKQVQDAASASPSVMIVLQEQCSQPISSLASLHFPLSCSCHGRKGALLQSWMSEKQWADESDACVDCFNALEQGLQYVDNPTGGKVDLAVVRSSALHSWPHNNVVDMSMLSSQDMVRMLLSLQPFLQDAIQKKRTGRTWDNIQHVQGPLTWQQFHKMAGRGSYGSEESPEPLPIPTVLLGYDRERDFLALSPLALPFWEKLLLEPYGGQRDVAYVVVCPNSPSLLAAARAFFLELSAVYETCRLGKHRPLAKVSRDGLVRVGEEVEPEKLEELDVDQWLTGPWAGQQHTDNLSKLKLYAYACKHQLGPQLSAQPLDSSLLLPPKPQAPANNTSSAQPASSGQIWTADGEPASGASNATNASTPTGTSSGQTGETTQGGSGDSKGPPNPTPNTPAENPELSSEQSRIGIPTVADSADSIANPPAIVIYIVDAFLSPSGMRNESGDEEEGEEVESGSVWLLGLLRCYTEMLQTLPEVMRPALVLQVVPCQYLLQLASGESHLYLQHLRSLAFSCYSQCRRLLPQQTHIKSLTGFGPVSSVISVLKSPEHPSPLQLYSPPFILGPTRPKQPEPGEIWAELPPKVNVLFVGYCLSHDQRWILVSCTDQQGELLETCIINIDVPNRARRPKVSARKIGLQKLWEWCVGIIQMTSLPWRIVIGRLGRLGHGELKDWSSLLGEHSLHSVGRQLKEVCRMCGISAADSPTILSACLVAMEPQGSFVIMPDAVTMGSVFGRSTALNLQTSQLNTPQDASCTHILVFPTSATTQLAPSSYPTEDNNDDMFDLPFPDELENDIGHDMMLITGNLHPSPNTSPVPSPGSPSGMGMGSHFQHTRSQGERLLSRDNPPEELKQQPLALGYYVSTAKANGLPHWFWASCPQAESQCPLFLKASLHHHISIAHSDEMVSDKTKRTPHPLDSKTTSDVLRFVLEQYNALSWLTCTPATQDRQSCLPVHLAVLTQMYNAVLNML